The following proteins are co-located in the Leptospira weilii genome:
- a CDS encoding LIC_13076 family protein → MKFRFYILFFYSILILFANCKIDQRVSGDKGHRTVLASADASCQIVSVEPLYSFLFGLVPVFRKIEPEPGPGQTLRVTEVTNWKDYIVTVLGGWAITLVRRTRTIEFCEESIYASNWNPEKISVDQTLYQMAVSGKIIVHLKSGDPLTQVKIVGFDESSVDVETVIPDPQGGVMDRAFLRDGSILDGKQIGQDDKEVIMENLEGKKITIAKATLHKIDMRVPKTIKEKKNILKSEISRIAFEDPGKK, encoded by the coding sequence ATGAAATTTAGATTTTACATTTTGTTTTTCTATTCCATTCTGATCCTATTCGCAAACTGCAAGATCGATCAAAGAGTCAGCGGGGATAAAGGCCATCGGACCGTTTTAGCTTCCGCTGACGCGAGTTGTCAGATCGTTTCCGTAGAACCTCTGTATTCCTTTCTGTTCGGTTTGGTTCCGGTATTTCGTAAAATCGAACCCGAGCCGGGACCGGGACAAACGTTACGCGTCACTGAAGTTACAAACTGGAAGGACTATATAGTGACTGTGTTAGGCGGCTGGGCGATCACCTTGGTCCGCCGAACAAGAACGATCGAATTCTGCGAAGAGAGCATATACGCCAGTAACTGGAATCCCGAAAAGATTTCCGTCGATCAGACCTTGTATCAGATGGCTGTATCCGGTAAAATTATCGTCCATTTAAAATCGGGGGATCCTTTGACCCAGGTAAAAATCGTAGGTTTTGACGAATCCTCCGTGGACGTTGAAACCGTGATTCCCGATCCTCAAGGCGGAGTGATGGATCGGGCTTTTTTACGGGACGGTTCGATTTTGGACGGTAAGCAGATCGGACAGGACGACAAAGAAGTGATTATGGAAAACCTGGAAGGAAAAAAAATTACGATCGCCAAAGCGACCCTTCATAAAATCGATATGCGGGTCCCAAAAACGATTAAAGAAAAAAAGAATATTCTAAAATCCGAAATTTCCAGGATCGCGTTCGAGGATCCGGGAAAAAAATAA
- the nadA gene encoding quinolinate synthase NadA has protein sequence MKTLEEITIALKSTYMEHEVEEKLPLIQEIQKLKKEKNAILLGHNYMTPDVFHGVSDITGDSLYLSKVATDTDADIILFNGVHFMAETAKLMSPQKKVLIADLKAGCSLAESITRQDVIDLKRKYPGVPVVTYVNCTADVKAETDICCTSANALQVIESLESDTVIFLPDRYLAANVQNLTKKKIITHPGSCMVHEMYSAEDIELTRRQFPGVTVISHPECKTEVVDHSDYSGSTSQMSEFIRKSGAKNVFLITECSMGDNLRSEFPDRHFVSTCQVCPHMKRITLEKIRDALLYDRYEIHLDPEVIKKGRMSVQRMLDLSFQK, from the coding sequence ATGAAAACCCTCGAAGAAATTACGATAGCTCTTAAAAGCACTTACATGGAACACGAAGTGGAAGAAAAACTTCCCTTAATCCAAGAAATTCAAAAATTAAAGAAAGAGAAAAATGCGATTCTCCTCGGGCACAATTATATGACTCCGGATGTATTTCACGGGGTCTCGGATATCACGGGCGATTCTCTTTACCTGAGCAAGGTCGCAACGGATACGGATGCGGACATTATTCTTTTCAACGGGGTTCACTTTATGGCGGAGACCGCAAAACTGATGTCTCCCCAAAAGAAAGTTCTCATTGCGGATCTCAAGGCAGGTTGTTCTCTTGCGGAGAGCATCACGAGACAAGATGTAATCGATCTCAAACGAAAATATCCAGGTGTTCCCGTAGTTACATACGTTAACTGCACTGCGGATGTAAAAGCAGAAACGGACATCTGTTGCACTTCGGCGAACGCGTTACAAGTGATCGAGTCCTTGGAAAGCGATACCGTGATTTTTTTACCGGATCGTTATTTGGCCGCAAACGTTCAAAATCTGACCAAGAAAAAGATCATCACGCATCCCGGAAGTTGTATGGTTCACGAGATGTATTCCGCGGAAGACATCGAACTTACAAGAAGGCAGTTTCCCGGGGTTACCGTGATTTCTCATCCCGAATGTAAAACCGAAGTCGTGGATCATTCGGATTATTCCGGTTCCACTTCTCAGATGAGCGAATTCATTCGTAAGTCGGGCGCTAAGAATGTTTTCCTAATTACGGAATGTTCTATGGGGGACAATCTGCGTTCCGAGTTTCCGGATCGTCATTTCGTTTCCACCTGTCAGGTCTGTCCTCACATGAAACGGATCACCTTGGAAAAAATCAGAGACGCGCTTTTGTACGATCGGTACGAAATTCATCTAGATCCGGAAGTGATAAAAAAGGGGAGAATGTCCGTTCAAAGAATGTTGGATCTTTCTTTTCAGAAGTAG
- a CDS encoding lipoprotein LipL41 translates to MRKLSSLIAVLVLLIYLGNCAATVDVEYPVFPKDKEGRALQKFLGTIRNVGLAVEPPKKSLWEAIFGEGSSFIDQMPSKVFEAFDKESYYKLTDLSKRADILNEATLSLTGITKSRAKIGNLIGAEAILYIGYQKPYTECGSENKIDAVAAGLKVAGFAASMATGKEVNTGNEPVSKPTGVRYMLIPLDATLIKVETGEVKKAVVSNPAKIFNSVGNLECPSVLDSFGQGLDEAAAYIKGRLSPIVKTEKIKVFVKDEDEEVKELLQEGYEEIVGETPSFKKAKEAWEKADKKAKGQSWGAKANLATYYFSIGDFEKSIKLYEEAMKLKDADKSYLRELRKRVEATFAVDESNAK, encoded by the coding sequence ATGAGAAAATTATCTTCTCTAATCGCTGTGTTAGTTCTCCTTATTTATCTAGGAAATTGCGCAGCTACAGTCGATGTAGAATATCCGGTATTCCCGAAAGATAAAGAAGGCCGTGCGCTTCAGAAATTCCTCGGAACAATTCGTAACGTAGGTTTGGCGGTTGAACCCCCAAAAAAAAGCCTTTGGGAAGCGATTTTCGGAGAAGGTTCTAGTTTTATCGATCAAATGCCTTCTAAAGTTTTCGAGGCATTCGATAAGGAATCTTATTACAAACTTACCGATCTCAGCAAACGCGCCGACATCCTTAACGAAGCCACTCTTTCTCTCACAGGAATTACAAAAAGCAGAGCGAAAATCGGAAACCTAATCGGGGCAGAAGCAATCCTTTACATCGGATATCAAAAACCCTATACAGAGTGCGGTAGCGAAAACAAAATCGATGCGGTTGCGGCTGGTCTTAAAGTTGCCGGTTTTGCCGCTTCTATGGCAACGGGTAAAGAAGTAAATACTGGAAACGAGCCGGTTTCAAAACCTACCGGAGTCCGTTATATGCTGATTCCTCTCGATGCAACCTTGATCAAAGTGGAAACCGGAGAAGTAAAAAAAGCGGTCGTTTCCAACCCTGCGAAAATTTTCAACAGTGTCGGAAATCTGGAGTGTCCTTCCGTTCTGGATTCTTTCGGACAAGGATTGGACGAAGCCGCTGCCTATATCAAAGGCAGACTTTCTCCGATCGTTAAAACGGAAAAAATTAAAGTTTTCGTAAAAGACGAAGATGAGGAAGTAAAAGAACTCCTCCAAGAAGGTTACGAAGAAATCGTAGGAGAAACTCCAAGTTTCAAAAAAGCGAAAGAAGCTTGGGAAAAAGCGGATAAAAAAGCGAAAGGACAGTCCTGGGGAGCGAAAGCAAATCTAGCTACTTACTACTTTTCTATCGGCGATTTCGAAAAATCGATTAAGCTCTACGAAGAAGCTATGAAACTCAAAGATGCCGATAAAAGTTATCTGAGAGAACTTAGAAAAAGAGTAGAGGCTACGTTCGCAGTTGATGAGAGTAACGCGAAGTAA
- the ispF gene encoding 2-C-methyl-D-erythritol 2,4-cyclodiphosphate synthase: protein MFRIGNGIDFHKLEINQDRPLILGGVECESEFALVGHSDADIILHAISDAILGALALGDIGRYFPDTDPKLKNIDSKIILAKCLKLMKERNFRLVNVDCTVVGERPKIAPLKEKITKSLSNLLDLPTDCVSVKATTTEKMGALGRQEGIGTFCTILLGKES from the coding sequence ATGTTTAGAATTGGAAACGGGATCGATTTTCATAAGTTGGAAATAAACCAAGACCGTCCTCTGATCCTGGGAGGGGTGGAATGCGAGTCCGAGTTTGCGCTCGTAGGTCATTCCGATGCGGACATTATTTTGCATGCGATCTCTGATGCGATTTTAGGGGCTTTGGCTTTGGGGGACATCGGTCGATACTTTCCCGATACCGATCCAAAATTGAAGAACATCGATAGCAAGATCATTCTCGCGAAATGTTTGAAACTGATGAAGGAAAGAAATTTCCGACTCGTCAACGTGGATTGCACCGTGGTCGGAGAAAGGCCCAAAATCGCTCCTCTCAAAGAAAAAATTACGAAATCGCTGAGTAACCTTCTCGATCTTCCGACCGATTGTGTTTCCGTGAAAGCGACGACCACCGAAAAGATGGGAGCTTTGGGACGCCAGGAAGGGATCGGAACGTTTTGTACGATTCTTTTGGGAAAAGAGTCTTAG
- a CDS encoding MlaD family protein, with the protein MNLSKHIAILTGIIFFLGFSLGIYVSVVEKAGTQDEYPYTMKIYYPRLEGIHPGAPVRILGVEKGIVRSLDAVSIDEVGDQRFLNKDQTKAIEIVIRLKEPVTLWDNYKITFQTNTILSGRTIDIDPGSFEKEDTTFFQPTYLEKEQRPPDFLPSADYFEDFFAASTGVIRENREDIRVSFNNFYEISEKLKSNRGTIPRIINSPETYDNVIELLSDARIFGNDMRRYTEGYRKLERSAPTPFTINLYRRTTLIGNVGNKYYFGKL; encoded by the coding sequence ATGAATCTTTCCAAACATATAGCTATTTTGACAGGGATTATTTTCTTCTTAGGATTTTCCTTAGGGATCTATGTTTCCGTGGTTGAAAAGGCCGGAACTCAGGATGAATATCCATATACCATGAAAATTTATTATCCTCGTTTGGAAGGAATTCATCCGGGCGCACCGGTTCGAATTCTGGGAGTAGAAAAAGGAATTGTTCGCAGTTTGGACGCGGTTTCGATAGACGAGGTAGGAGACCAAAGATTCTTAAATAAGGATCAGACAAAAGCAATTGAGATCGTAATCCGACTCAAAGAGCCCGTCACGCTTTGGGACAACTATAAAATCACATTCCAAACAAATACGATCCTCTCTGGGAGAACGATCGACATCGATCCGGGTTCTTTCGAAAAAGAAGACACCACTTTTTTTCAACCCACCTACTTGGAAAAGGAACAAAGACCTCCGGATTTTTTACCTTCTGCGGATTATTTTGAAGATTTTTTCGCGGCTTCCACCGGAGTGATCCGAGAAAACCGGGAAGACATCCGTGTATCTTTTAATAATTTTTATGAAATTTCGGAAAAACTAAAATCGAACCGTGGGACGATTCCTCGGATTATCAACTCTCCGGAAACATACGACAATGTGATAGAACTTCTCTCCGATGCGAGAATTTTCGGAAACGATATGCGTCGCTACACGGAAGGATATCGCAAGCTGGAGCGTTCGGCTCCGACCCCATTTACAATCAATTTATACCGCAGAACCACATTAATCGGAAACGTAGGCAACAAATACTACTTTGGTAAATTATAA
- a CDS encoding DMT family transporter has protein sequence MFRIGNEIYLVFCTLIWGGTFTMTVFGLRDTSPSIFLGLRFGIASFVFFPFVWKEFRSGKVWYPSAFWLGMFLYLGFACETLGLKTTTATKSSFLIGTLVVITPFLEAVFKRKMPAKGNLLGAVVVFTGICLILLGEIGMEGSLMITSGDWITLGGAFFFSLYIIQMDRVSAEIPIRVSIFYQSFVAAFLALVSVIGLHFTGIEEARINPSMRLIPGVLYNALLASVLTTFLQTKFQRYVSPTRVGIIFSLEPVFSSIIAFLLLGETSGPVRIAGCTIVFAGLILAELIGKDREADF, from the coding sequence ATGTTTCGCATCGGAAACGAGATATACCTTGTCTTTTGTACGCTGATTTGGGGAGGAACGTTCACCATGACGGTTTTCGGACTCAGAGACACTTCCCCCTCCATCTTTTTGGGTCTTCGTTTTGGGATTGCAAGCTTCGTTTTTTTTCCGTTCGTTTGGAAGGAATTTAGAAGCGGTAAAGTTTGGTACCCGAGTGCGTTTTGGCTCGGAATGTTTTTGTATCTCGGGTTTGCTTGTGAAACCTTAGGACTCAAAACTACGACGGCGACTAAATCCTCTTTTTTAATCGGAACGTTAGTCGTAATTACGCCATTTCTGGAAGCGGTTTTCAAAAGGAAAATGCCCGCAAAGGGAAATCTTTTGGGGGCTGTCGTGGTTTTTACTGGAATTTGTCTGATCCTTTTGGGAGAAATCGGGATGGAAGGTTCTTTGATGATCACAAGCGGGGATTGGATTACTCTTGGCGGCGCATTTTTTTTCTCTTTGTACATTATTCAAATGGATCGTGTGAGCGCCGAAATTCCGATTCGAGTTTCCATTTTTTATCAGTCCTTTGTGGCTGCTTTTCTCGCTTTGGTGTCTGTGATCGGTCTTCATTTTACCGGAATCGAGGAAGCGAGGATTAATCCGAGCATGAGATTGATTCCGGGGGTGTTGTACAATGCGCTTTTAGCCTCGGTATTGACCACATTTTTGCAAACAAAGTTTCAACGTTATGTGTCACCAACTCGTGTGGGAATTATCTTTTCTTTGGAACCTGTTTTTTCTTCCATTATCGCCTTTTTATTATTAGGTGAAACTTCGGGTCCCGTTCGGATTGCGGGTTGTACGATCGTCTTTGCGGGATTGATTCTTGCGGAATTGATCGGAAAGGATCGAGAAGCCGATTTCTGA
- a CDS encoding M14 family zinc carboxypeptidase, protein MKPYSVFPFRVILFFCMSLFVIVSCGGFFRKKILNSPLNDPRKMLLVRIDPGYLGEFKEKTEGKYAISYQEADSYYSVMSKEDVEKFGFPSPGITVVKQYFPFKYYSGNYQDLIKERFTDLEDLKKGYKDNILNIHYLLGVASRYPKRARVEVIGKTARGREIPALLLTNTNLSDEEKISVLFNCAHHANEVISIEHCYDIIYSVLSKPKRYEEILNKMKIWVVPIVNPDGARHFWHVSNLMGRKNGHPGIGPVNEKLNPGVDINRNYPFFWGKTGGGYSSSNPSNYFYRGPSAGSEPETKAMMDLADRERFAASISYHAYANCLLIPYSIDSLNNPEPDMAGELGRKIAASVASLNPEKEFEAKKNIYPIDGVDQDYLYFTHGTLAYLLETTHLNPAYGEVEKVNVSLRETWNILLNEVLEGRKIFLKVTDEFGIPLEAKVEIERVKYFHEEIRVSNPINGFFFQLFPDRKETKITISKEGYEAVEIWSRPRRSWKPLKIILKKSGI, encoded by the coding sequence ATGAAACCGTATTCCGTCTTTCCATTTCGCGTCATACTTTTTTTTTGTATGAGTCTGTTTGTAATCGTTTCCTGCGGAGGTTTCTTTCGAAAAAAAATCCTGAATTCTCCGTTAAATGATCCAAGAAAAATGCTCCTTGTTCGGATCGATCCCGGGTATCTAGGAGAATTTAAGGAAAAAACCGAAGGAAAATACGCCATCAGTTATCAAGAGGCCGATTCTTATTATTCCGTGATGAGTAAGGAAGACGTCGAGAAATTCGGATTTCCGTCTCCGGGAATTACGGTCGTCAAACAATACTTTCCGTTTAAATACTATTCCGGAAATTATCAGGATCTTATCAAAGAACGGTTTACCGATCTTGAGGATCTCAAAAAAGGATATAAGGATAATATATTAAATATTCATTATTTACTCGGAGTTGCAAGTCGTTACCCCAAACGAGCTCGCGTGGAAGTAATCGGTAAAACTGCAAGAGGCAGGGAGATTCCGGCATTGCTTCTTACTAACACGAATCTGTCCGACGAGGAAAAGATCTCCGTTCTTTTCAATTGCGCCCATCACGCGAACGAAGTCATCTCGATCGAACACTGTTACGATATCATATATTCCGTTTTATCCAAACCTAAAAGATATGAGGAAATTCTAAATAAGATGAAGATCTGGGTTGTCCCGATTGTTAATCCGGACGGAGCCAGACACTTTTGGCATGTGTCCAATTTGATGGGAAGAAAGAATGGTCATCCTGGAATCGGTCCGGTAAATGAAAAATTAAATCCGGGAGTCGATATCAACCGAAACTATCCTTTCTTTTGGGGAAAAACGGGAGGAGGTTATTCTTCTTCGAATCCTTCCAACTATTTTTATAGAGGGCCTTCAGCGGGATCGGAACCAGAAACAAAGGCGATGATGGATTTGGCCGATCGGGAAAGATTTGCTGCGTCCATTAGTTATCACGCATATGCAAATTGTCTGTTAATTCCTTATTCAATCGACTCCTTGAACAATCCAGAACCGGACATGGCCGGGGAATTGGGGAGGAAGATCGCGGCTTCGGTCGCAAGCCTCAATCCCGAAAAAGAATTCGAAGCGAAAAAAAATATTTATCCTATCGATGGGGTGGATCAGGATTATTTATACTTCACTCATGGGACACTCGCGTATCTTTTGGAAACCACGCATCTAAATCCCGCATATGGGGAAGTGGAGAAGGTGAATGTTTCTTTGAGAGAAACTTGGAACATTTTGTTAAACGAAGTCTTGGAAGGAAGAAAGATTTTCTTGAAAGTTACGGACGAATTTGGAATACCTCTCGAAGCGAAAGTCGAAATTGAAAGAGTAAAATACTTTCATGAGGAAATTCGGGTTTCCAATCCGATCAACGGATTTTTCTTTCAGCTATTTCCCGATCGAAAGGAAACGAAGATCACAATTTCCAAAGAAGGTTACGAAGCCGTGGAGATTTGGTCCCGACCTCGCCGAAGTTGGAAACCTCTAAAAATCATACTTAAGAAAAGTGGAATTTAA
- a CDS encoding cell division protein FtsQ/DivIB gives MRHNLIDFLREFVQKRRNILLLALLIGILSVGIMLGFGYQGMIPRELNKLIITGHEKLKTEEIVRMLEIQPGTSFDTLDLDLLEKRLSRLPRVNSARITKKSEDQLLIELTEKKAVYVVNSNGHLYEIDSELRLLSKDDVREKDLCILSGNFPVKNGAIQDAIFRDLYNSVEQAFRIYPALKPRISEVLLQEDGEIFFFADEPIQLRIQIGTLLHRDQIRKLYAILAYFEKDRIQSELVDIRGEDAVYH, from the coding sequence ATGAGACATAATCTGATTGACTTCCTAAGAGAATTTGTGCAGAAAAGAAGAAACATTCTCCTTTTGGCTCTCCTGATCGGAATTTTGAGTGTTGGAATCATGCTCGGGTTTGGTTATCAGGGGATGATACCGCGAGAATTGAATAAGTTAATTATTACGGGGCATGAAAAGCTCAAAACGGAAGAAATCGTAAGAATGCTTGAAATTCAACCCGGAACCTCCTTTGATACGTTGGACTTGGATCTTCTGGAAAAAAGACTCTCCAGACTTCCCAGAGTCAATTCTGCCCGCATCACTAAAAAGTCGGAAGATCAATTACTCATAGAACTCACGGAAAAAAAAGCCGTATACGTCGTAAATTCGAACGGGCATCTTTACGAGATCGATTCGGAATTACGACTTCTTTCTAAGGACGATGTTCGTGAGAAGGATCTTTGTATTCTTTCCGGAAACTTTCCCGTAAAAAACGGAGCCATCCAAGACGCTATCTTTCGCGATCTTTACAATTCGGTGGAACAAGCTTTTCGAATATATCCCGCTTTAAAGCCGAGAATCTCCGAAGTTCTACTGCAAGAAGACGGGGAAATTTTTTTCTTTGCGGACGAACCGATTCAATTGAGAATTCAAATCGGCACTCTTCTTCATCGGGACCAAATCAGAAAACTCTACGCTATACTGGCATATTTTGAAAAAGATCGGATCCAATCCGAGCTTGTGGATATCAGAGGAGAAGACGCGGTCTATCACTGA
- the ftsA gene encoding cell division protein FtsA, translated as MSEPRDKIIAALDLGTSLTKVVLARPISEYEVEIIGTGAYPSSGVKNGSIINIESTTRSIIEAVSEAELTSGQEISVMAVNITGKTVRADNSKGVVAITNRDRTVTEPDVVRVIEAAQAIRVPADQQILHVLSKEFSVDDQTSIRDPIGMTGVRLEAEVHIVTAGITAIHNLEKCIESSGLACEAMILSSLASSEAVLTSGEKDLGTAVLDIGAGICDLIVYVDGGISYSCVIPFGGINVTSDISIGLKTTLETAELLKKRYGHTVLSEIDPTETIEIPPISGRPARQVLREELVSIIEPRMREIFEMVDKELEKSGKKGLLAGGVILTGGGSLLEGIDTLAEDVFRLTVSRARPGGISGLAEKASSPEFSTVIGMIKYADRMTDMDQKSVDRSEGWSKKIRRWIEDNL; from the coding sequence ATGTCGGAACCGAGAGATAAAATTATCGCTGCACTGGACCTTGGAACTTCTTTGACAAAGGTGGTATTGGCTCGACCTATTTCTGAGTATGAAGTGGAAATCATCGGAACCGGAGCTTATCCTTCCTCTGGAGTCAAAAACGGATCCATCATAAACATAGAATCCACTACGCGTTCCATCATAGAAGCGGTCAGCGAAGCTGAACTCACGTCCGGTCAAGAAATTTCTGTCATGGCGGTTAACATTACCGGGAAGACTGTTAGAGCAGATAATTCCAAAGGGGTCGTTGCGATCACAAATCGAGATAGGACCGTGACGGAGCCGGACGTGGTCAGAGTAATCGAAGCGGCGCAGGCAATTCGGGTCCCCGCGGATCAACAGATCTTGCACGTACTATCCAAAGAATTTTCCGTGGATGATCAAACAAGTATTCGAGATCCGATCGGAATGACAGGAGTTCGTCTAGAAGCGGAAGTTCATATCGTAACGGCAGGAATAACAGCGATTCATAATTTAGAAAAATGTATTGAATCATCCGGTCTCGCTTGTGAGGCGATGATTCTTTCTAGCCTAGCGTCCTCTGAGGCAGTTTTGACTTCGGGAGAAAAAGATTTGGGGACCGCAGTTCTGGATATAGGAGCCGGAATCTGCGATCTGATCGTGTATGTGGATGGAGGGATTTCTTATTCTTGCGTGATACCTTTCGGAGGAATCAACGTTACAAGCGACATCTCCATCGGACTTAAAACCACTTTAGAAACCGCTGAACTTCTAAAAAAAAGGTACGGACATACCGTTCTGTCCGAAATCGATCCTACCGAAACGATCGAAATTCCTCCGATCAGCGGAAGACCCGCGAGGCAAGTCCTTCGAGAGGAACTTGTTTCTATCATCGAACCGAGAATGAGGGAAATCTTCGAGATGGTCGATAAGGAACTGGAAAAGTCCGGAAAAAAAGGACTACTTGCGGGTGGGGTGATCCTCACGGGAGGAGGGAGCCTGCTCGAGGGAATCGACACTCTTGCGGAAGACGTGTTTCGTCTAACGGTGTCCAGAGCAAGACCCGGTGGAATCAGCGGACTCGCTGAAAAAGCGTCTTCTCCGGAATTTTCTACGGTGATCGGGATGATTAAATATGCTGATAGGATGACGGACATGGATCAGAAATCCGTAGACCGTTCCGAAGGCTGGTCTAAAAAAATCAGAAGATGGATTGAAGACAATCTTTGA
- the lep gene encoding LipL41-expression chaperone Lep, translating to MRVTRSNPIPLKLQNCMESGRKSAFLISIFTFSIVFLIDCRKTPNEEECVENQMHNVKLIAQASEDEIPPTMQQIMLKQILQPDMSRAIVLRCMSEKTLKQVQCELEKEKFKDLKECKKFGKEESK from the coding sequence ATGAGAGTAACGCGAAGTAATCCGATTCCTTTGAAATTGCAGAATTGTATGGAAAGCGGGCGAAAGTCCGCTTTTCTTATTTCTATTTTCACTTTTTCGATCGTATTTCTTATCGATTGCAGAAAAACCCCGAACGAAGAGGAATGTGTGGAAAATCAGATGCACAATGTAAAGTTGATCGCACAAGCCTCCGAAGACGAAATCCCGCCCACAATGCAACAGATTATGCTCAAACAGATTCTTCAACCGGATATGTCTCGGGCAATCGTACTCCGTTGCATGTCCGAAAAAACTTTAAAACAGGTCCAATGCGAACTGGAAAAGGAAAAGTTTAAGGATTTAAAAGAATGTAAGAAATTCGGGAAAGAAGAATCGAAATAA
- the ftsZ gene encoding cell division protein FtsZ translates to MIRFEEEVKSSPAVIKVFGVGGGGMNAVTRMSNSTLKGVEFTILNTDEQVLLRSPVENKIILGTKVTRGMGAGGDPELGYRAAEEDKERIQSSVRGADMVFVTAGMGGGTGTGAAPVIAKIAKEMKCLVVGVVTLPFSFEGKKRMELARKGIEQLRSHVDTLILINNDSIFRVVDKNTPIDLAFQVIDDILLNAVRGISDIINNPGLINVDFADVKTIMRDTGDAVMGVGEGSGEGKVKEAVEYAINNSLLDSTSITGASSLLINVSGGKDLTISDWNEVSGIITSQVDPNANIIVGLHEDESLSNKIRVTVIATGFDRRSSSGKLIQNQNSAAKVQENYGLQKKAVGMENSSTKKKEFFQDENVEQNRNPGSLRLRSSNGSSPKVDDYDIPAYLRRNNSGS, encoded by the coding sequence ATGATCCGATTTGAGGAAGAAGTAAAATCAAGCCCCGCGGTGATCAAAGTATTCGGAGTCGGCGGCGGCGGAATGAACGCAGTGACAAGAATGTCTAACTCTACTTTAAAAGGGGTTGAATTTACGATTCTTAATACCGACGAACAAGTTTTACTTCGTTCCCCAGTGGAAAATAAAATCATCTTAGGAACAAAAGTAACTCGCGGTATGGGAGCGGGCGGTGATCCAGAACTCGGTTACAGAGCGGCGGAAGAAGATAAGGAAAGAATACAATCCTCAGTCCGCGGAGCCGATATGGTTTTTGTCACTGCCGGAATGGGAGGAGGGACTGGAACCGGAGCCGCTCCCGTAATTGCAAAGATTGCCAAGGAAATGAAATGCCTCGTGGTAGGAGTTGTTACTCTTCCTTTTTCCTTCGAGGGTAAAAAAAGAATGGAGCTTGCTCGCAAAGGAATCGAACAACTTCGTTCTCACGTTGATACTTTAATCCTCATTAACAACGATTCCATTTTCAGAGTCGTGGATAAAAACACTCCGATCGATCTTGCGTTTCAAGTGATCGACGATATTCTTCTCAATGCTGTCAGAGGAATCAGCGATATTATCAACAATCCGGGACTTATCAATGTAGACTTTGCGGACGTGAAAACGATCATGCGCGACACTGGCGACGCCGTTATGGGCGTCGGCGAAGGAAGCGGAGAAGGAAAGGTCAAAGAAGCCGTTGAATACGCGATCAATAATTCGTTGTTAGATTCGACTTCGATTACGGGGGCTTCTTCGCTTCTTATTAACGTTTCGGGTGGAAAAGATCTTACGATCTCCGATTGGAATGAGGTTTCCGGAATCATCACGTCTCAAGTGGATCCGAACGCGAATATCATTGTCGGTCTTCACGAAGATGAAAGTCTTTCCAATAAAATTCGAGTGACCGTAATCGCTACCGGTTTTGATAGGCGTTCCTCTTCGGGAAAACTCATCCAAAATCAGAATTCGGCTGCAAAAGTTCAGGAAAACTACGGCCTTCAAAAGAAGGCGGTGGGAATGGAAAACTCTTCTACGAAGAAAAAAGAATTCTTTCAGGATGAAAACGTAGAGCAGAATCGAAATCCTGGATCTTTACGACTTCGTTCTTCGAACGGTTCTTCTCCGAAAGTGGACGACTACGACATTCCGGCGTATCTTAGAAGGAACAATTCGGGATCTTGA